The following are from one region of the Deltaproteobacteria bacterium genome:
- a CDS encoding DUF2065 domain-containing protein produces the protein MKILVVAIGLVFVIEGLPYFLCPERIVRYLARIQELPPRTLRVMGLVAMLFGLFLCYLAQRTDLFSS, from the coding sequence GTGAAGATCCTTGTCGTAGCCATCGGGCTCGTGTTTGTCATCGAGGGCCTTCCATATTTCCTCTGCCCGGAAAGGATAGTCAGGTATTTGGCCCGGATTCAGGAGTTGCCCCCCCGAACCCTTCGGGTCATGGGGCTCGTGGCCATGTTGTTTGGGCTGTTCCTCTGCTATCTTGCCCAGCGGACGGACCTGTTTTCTTCGTGA